In Sphingobacterium sp. lm-10, one DNA window encodes the following:
- a CDS encoding response regulator transcription factor: MNILIIEDDLRVAELLQRGLAEQSFVPAIAYDGHSGVKLALQNDYDLIITDIILPKLDGIDLCRQIRQTKPDIPIIMLTALGTTDDKIEGFDAGADDYLVKPFEMRELFVRIRALLKRNSRVVNQVGFVIRYADLEMNLNTKRVKRGNQEISLTPKEFKLLEYMMLNPERVLSRVEIAEKVWDTHFDTGTNFMNVYINYLRKKIDREFEQKLIHTKSGMGFMLNLE; the protein is encoded by the coding sequence GATGACCTTCGTGTGGCCGAGCTCCTACAACGAGGCCTCGCAGAGCAGAGCTTTGTGCCGGCAATTGCTTATGATGGACACTCAGGCGTAAAACTTGCTCTCCAAAACGATTACGATTTGATCATTACGGATATAATTCTACCCAAATTAGACGGTATTGATCTTTGCAGACAAATACGCCAGACAAAACCAGATATACCAATTATCATGCTTACTGCCTTGGGTACGACCGATGACAAAATAGAAGGTTTCGATGCGGGTGCAGATGATTATTTAGTCAAACCATTTGAAATGAGGGAATTGTTTGTGCGGATACGAGCATTACTCAAACGAAATTCAAGAGTAGTGAATCAAGTGGGTTTTGTAATACGTTATGCAGATCTGGAAATGAACCTGAATACAAAAAGGGTTAAAAGAGGTAATCAGGAAATCAGTTTGACACCCAAAGAATTCAAGTTGCTGGAGTACATGATGCTCAATCCCGAAAGAGTACTTTCTCGTGTAGAGATTGCCGAAAAAGTCTGGGATACCCATTTTGATACAGGAACCAATTTCATGAATGTTTACATCAACTATCTGAGAAAGAAGATAGATCGGGAATTTGAACAAAAATTGATTCATACCAAGTCTGGTATGGGATTCATGCTAAATCTCGAATAA
- a CDS encoding HAMP domain-containing sensor histidine kinase, which produces MQIRTKLTILFTIITATILLAFAFVIYYSAKESRRKEFNTLLSKEAYTKANVFLKAKVDRETLQEIYRNNRKILNEVEVAIYDTDFNLIYHDAVDIDFVKETANMLANIRTKGEISFYQDDWQVVGLLYTYEGQQYIITAAAYDQYGYSKLDNLLKTIISVFIISMLVLYFAGRLFSRKAFEPIKQMTDRASDISATNLDLRLDTHGDKDELSKLASTFNEMLERLEKSFDAQKHFVSNISHELRTPLAAIIAELELSTNKDRALADYKSAVIKALDDAKKIARLSNSLLDLAKASYDPSEISFKPVRIDEVLLDARQQIQKINPNYKIDIHFENDFENDDHILVNGNEYLLKVAFANLFDNGCKFSTDKQSTVSIYFGQGKIILRFSDKGIGIADDELDKIFSPFYRGKNRTFTDGNGIGLSLTQKIVSLHKGILSVTSVKNEETTFVIELSSMA; this is translated from the coding sequence ATGCAGATCAGAACGAAGCTTACCATACTGTTTACTATTATCACAGCCACTATCCTACTGGCATTTGCTTTTGTTATTTATTATTCTGCGAAAGAAAGTAGAAGAAAAGAATTCAATACACTCTTGAGTAAAGAGGCATACACAAAAGCCAATGTCTTTCTTAAAGCGAAAGTTGATAGAGAAACTTTACAGGAAATCTATCGAAATAACCGAAAGATCTTAAATGAGGTAGAGGTGGCCATATACGACACCGATTTTAACCTTATCTATCATGATGCTGTTGACATCGATTTCGTTAAGGAAACAGCGAATATGTTAGCAAACATCCGTACAAAAGGAGAAATTAGTTTTTATCAGGATGACTGGCAGGTTGTCGGCCTTCTTTACACTTACGAAGGACAACAATACATCATTACGGCTGCTGCGTATGATCAATATGGTTACAGTAAGCTTGACAACCTACTTAAGACGATTATATCAGTATTTATTATTTCGATGTTAGTGCTCTACTTCGCGGGTAGGTTATTTTCAAGAAAAGCTTTTGAACCCATAAAACAGATGACAGATAGGGCAAGCGATATTTCCGCTACCAATTTGGACTTACGTTTGGATACTCATGGTGATAAAGACGAACTATCAAAATTAGCAAGCACATTCAACGAAATGTTGGAGCGATTGGAAAAATCATTTGATGCGCAAAAGCATTTTGTTTCCAATATTTCCCACGAATTACGCACACCTCTGGCAGCCATTATAGCTGAGTTGGAACTTTCAACTAATAAGGATCGCGCTTTAGCAGACTATAAAAGTGCAGTGATTAAAGCCCTAGACGACGCAAAAAAAATCGCCCGCTTGTCCAACAGTTTACTAGACTTGGCAAAGGCTAGCTATGACCCCTCAGAAATTTCCTTTAAACCGGTGCGTATAGATGAAGTATTGCTGGATGCTCGTCAGCAGATCCAGAAGATAAACCCTAATTATAAAATTGATATTCACTTCGAAAATGACTTTGAAAATGATGATCATATTCTGGTTAACGGAAATGAGTATCTTTTGAAAGTGGCATTTGCCAATCTGTTTGATAATGGCTGTAAATTTTCAACCGACAAACAAAGCACTGTTTCTATCTATTTTGGTCAAGGAAAAATCATACTACGTTTCTCGGACAAGGGCATTGGCATTGCCGACGATGAGCTGGATAAAATTTTCAGCCCATTTTATCGCGGGAAAAACAGAACATTTACTGATGGCAACGGCATCGGACTTTCCCTCACACAAAAGATTGTAAGTTTACACAAAGGAATTCTTTCGGTTACCTCTGTAAAAAATGAAGAAACAACTTTTGTGATAGAGTTGTCAAGCATGGCCTAG
- a CDS encoding MgtC/SapB family protein codes for MLLGSAVGMERHWRQKSAGLRTNTLVSLGATAFILLSIEIGGDSTGRIASYIVSGIGFLGAGVIMKDGLNVSGLNTAATIWCSAAVGALSGMGKFSQAALVAIVIMLTHIVLRPVGIWLNRLSFVKSPNVPTEYLFIIKCRPEVENAIRILLMQMLGDEEKVLLRSLSSDDAEEGKQTLIAAEIKALSPQDSFMERIASRLTIEDKVSKVSWQIIGTESEL; via the coding sequence ATGTTGCTTGGATCTGCTGTTGGAATGGAGAGACATTGGCGACAAAAAAGTGCGGGGTTACGAACCAACACTCTTGTGTCATTAGGTGCAACTGCGTTTATACTATTATCTATTGAAATCGGTGGCGATTCTACTGGAAGAATTGCGTCCTACATCGTCAGTGGAATTGGCTTTCTTGGAGCCGGTGTCATCATGAAAGATGGTCTTAATGTTTCGGGGCTAAATACTGCCGCGACAATATGGTGTTCGGCAGCTGTAGGAGCGTTAAGCGGGATGGGAAAGTTTTCGCAGGCCGCCTTAGTCGCTATCGTCATTATGCTAACGCATATTGTACTACGGCCTGTTGGTATTTGGCTCAACAGATTATCATTTGTCAAATCGCCTAATGTACCTACTGAATATCTTTTTATCATAAAGTGTAGACCTGAAGTAGAAAATGCCATCCGCATACTATTAATGCAAATGTTGGGTGATGAGGAAAAAGTATTGCTCAGGTCTTTAAGTAGCGATGATGCAGAAGAAGGCAAACAGACGCTAATAGCGGCAGAGATAAAGGCACTGTCTCCACAGGATAGTTTCATGGAGCGGATCGCCAGTCGGCTTACAATAGAAGATAAAGTATCCAAAGTTAGCTGGCAGATCATCGGAACTGAGTCCGAGTTATGA
- the mgtA gene encoding magnesium-translocating P-type ATPase codes for MGKLKSKIRNTFSANMSNGMHADSTVKLKNASRQDDKYVYAMLETSLDGITAITAHDRRAKFGSNEIQHQKAPKWYLQFVKAFANPFIYILLVIAGVSFIVDVWLPAKEDQDFKTVAVVGFMILISGLLRFIQEYRSNAAAEKLKGMVTTTATVQRKFEPKKEVSIIDLVPGDIVFLSAGDMVPADCRILQGKDLFVSESMLTGEALPVEKNYLPIRDADIKTVLELYNICFMGTNVVSGSATVVVVNTGRSTYFGNISKSITGERPETSFDQGINKISFLLIRFMLVMVPIIFLVNGVIKGDWWEALLFAIAVAVGLTPEMLPMIVTANLAKGAVNMSKRKVIVKRLNSIQNIGAMDILCSDKTGTLTMDKIVLEKHLNVFGIEDDEVLKWAYLNSFHQTGLKNLMDKAVLEHVELHDYLNVDEQYVKVDEIPFDFQRRRMSVILKKNNGKHLLICKGAVEEMLELCDSTFDPGEDRSLHIENDNAVSMDETMKKIVMKTSRKMNEQGLRVLLVAIREFDASHPLTYSLNDENNLTLTGFIGFLDPAKPSAQPAIEALQKLGVGIKILTGDNEIVTKKICADVGIPINQIINGAELESMSEQTLAEQIETVSVFAKLNPLQKVRVVKALRGKGHTVGFMGDGINDAAALKESDVGISVDTAVDIAKESADIILLEKDLMVLRKGVIYGRRTFGNIIKYIKMTASSNFGNMFSMLGASAFLPFLPMLPVHLLIQNLLYDISQISIPWDSMDREFLEKPKKWDAGGVAKFMLYIGPISSIFDFITFAVLYFVFKANSPEQQGLFQSGWFVEGLLSQTLIIHMIRTRKIPFVQSWAAAPVVALTSLIMLIGVALPFSPFAESLHMQSLPLAYFPWLVVILVGYCLLTQLVKNWFIQKFNTWL; via the coding sequence ATGGGAAAACTAAAATCCAAAATCAGAAACACCTTTTCTGCTAACATGTCGAATGGGATGCATGCAGACAGCACCGTAAAACTTAAAAATGCCTCCCGGCAGGACGATAAGTATGTATATGCTATGCTGGAAACAAGTCTGGACGGGATCACCGCGATCACTGCCCACGACAGGAGAGCTAAATTTGGGTCCAACGAAATACAGCACCAGAAAGCCCCAAAGTGGTATCTGCAATTCGTTAAAGCCTTTGCAAATCCGTTTATCTACATACTTTTAGTAATAGCGGGAGTATCATTTATTGTAGACGTTTGGCTGCCTGCTAAGGAAGATCAGGACTTCAAGACGGTCGCCGTAGTAGGTTTTATGATTCTTATCAGTGGATTATTGCGATTTATCCAGGAATATAGGAGTAATGCCGCAGCGGAAAAATTAAAAGGCATGGTAACTACTACCGCTACCGTACAACGAAAATTCGAACCCAAAAAAGAGGTATCAATCATTGATCTTGTACCTGGCGACATCGTATTTTTATCTGCCGGAGATATGGTACCTGCAGACTGCCGTATATTGCAAGGAAAGGATCTTTTTGTCAGTGAAAGCATGCTCACTGGAGAGGCATTGCCTGTAGAAAAGAATTACCTACCAATCCGTGATGCTGATATAAAGACAGTACTGGAACTCTACAATATCTGTTTTATGGGAACCAATGTAGTAAGCGGATCGGCCACGGTGGTCGTAGTCAACACAGGCCGCTCCACTTATTTTGGCAACATCAGCAAATCTATCACAGGCGAACGACCAGAAACCAGTTTCGATCAAGGGATAAACAAAATCAGTTTTTTGCTAATCCGCTTTATGTTGGTTATGGTGCCTATCATTTTCCTTGTAAATGGAGTAATCAAAGGAGATTGGTGGGAGGCGCTTCTATTTGCTATTGCGGTGGCGGTAGGGCTGACGCCAGAAATGCTTCCAATGATTGTTACAGCTAATTTGGCAAAAGGTGCTGTCAATATGAGCAAGCGCAAGGTCATTGTGAAGAGGTTAAATTCTATTCAGAACATAGGCGCTATGGATATACTTTGTAGTGATAAAACAGGAACACTCACTATGGATAAGATTGTCTTGGAAAAGCATCTGAATGTGTTTGGAATAGAGGACGATGAGGTACTGAAATGGGCATACCTGAATAGTTTTCATCAGACAGGACTTAAAAATCTTATGGATAAAGCAGTACTGGAACACGTAGAGCTCCATGATTACCTAAACGTAGATGAGCAATACGTCAAAGTGGATGAGATTCCATTTGATTTTCAACGCCGCCGAATGTCTGTTATCCTTAAAAAAAACAATGGTAAACACCTGCTAATCTGCAAGGGTGCGGTAGAGGAAATGTTGGAACTATGTGACAGCACATTCGATCCAGGCGAAGACCGAAGCCTTCATATCGAAAATGACAATGCCGTTTCGATGGACGAAACCATGAAAAAAATTGTAATGAAAACATCTCGGAAAATGAATGAGCAAGGACTTCGTGTGTTGTTAGTTGCCATTCGTGAATTTGATGCGTCGCATCCATTGACCTATAGCTTAAATGACGAGAATAATCTTACGTTAACAGGTTTTATCGGCTTCTTAGACCCCGCCAAGCCGTCAGCGCAACCTGCTATTGAAGCACTTCAAAAACTTGGTGTTGGCATCAAAATATTAACAGGAGATAATGAGATCGTCACCAAAAAAATATGTGCTGATGTGGGGATTCCCATCAATCAGATCATCAATGGAGCAGAACTTGAATCCATGTCTGAGCAAACATTAGCAGAACAGATCGAAACAGTTTCGGTATTTGCAAAATTGAATCCATTACAAAAGGTACGTGTGGTGAAAGCGTTGCGTGGCAAAGGCCATACGGTTGGCTTTATGGGAGATGGAATTAACGATGCCGCTGCCCTTAAAGAGTCGGATGTTGGTATTAGCGTGGATACCGCTGTAGATATAGCAAAGGAAAGTGCCGACATCATTCTGCTGGAAAAGGATTTAATGGTACTTCGAAAAGGCGTTATCTATGGACGGAGAACTTTCGGTAATATCATTAAATATATCAAAATGACGGCTAGCAGCAATTTTGGAAATATGTTTAGTATGCTTGGAGCAAGTGCTTTTTTACCCTTCTTGCCCATGCTCCCTGTACACCTACTTATTCAAAACCTGCTGTATGATATTTCCCAAATCTCTATTCCTTGGGATAGCATGGATCGCGAATTTCTGGAAAAACCAAAAAAATGGGATGCTGGTGGTGTTGCTAAATTCATGTTGTACATAGGCCCAATAAGCTCCATATTCGACTTTATCACCTTTGCAGTTTTGTACTTTGTTTTCAAGGCAAACAGTCCGGAGCAGCAAGGTCTTTTTCAAAGTGGTTGGTTTGTTGAAGGGCTGTTGTCCCAAACGCTTATCATTCATATGATTCGTACACGCAAGATACCCTTTGTACAAAGCTGGGCAGCAGCCCCAGTGGTGGCACTCACATCCCTAATTATGCTTATCGGTGTCGCACTACCTTTTTCTCCTTTTGCAGAATCACTTCATATGCAATCTCTACCCTTGGCTTACTTCCCTTGGTTAGTTGTCATATTGGTTGGATACTGTCTGCTTACCCAACTGGTTAAAAATTGGTTTATTCAAAAATTCAACACTTGGCTCTAA
- a CDS encoding DUF3823 domain-containing protein: MKQLIIKPLIGLALLVLGLSNSACSFFELDNYDAPDVTITGQVTDVLTGKPVLTDQGSEGIRVRLTELSWGDNVEHNPDFYCMPGGNFQNTKVFKGNYHITVDGPFIPLQRRDRDGNILADESIVMDLENSHDVPFKVQPFLHIEWVGEPTVQNGKITAQVRVTRGVSSADFRAKVEPMGNYNDNLLNMTDIQLFVSYSSSIGYRARDERWSSRMDYAGSSFDPLFGQTITLVSNGVIPAGRTVFVRAAARINFDTPVGSGVRRWNYNAAKEVLVN; this comes from the coding sequence ATGAAACAGCTAATCATAAAACCATTAATAGGACTTGCCCTACTAGTACTTGGGCTCAGCAATAGCGCTTGCAGCTTTTTCGAACTCGACAACTACGATGCACCCGATGTGACGATCACCGGGCAGGTGACAGATGTGTTGACAGGAAAGCCGGTGCTCACGGATCAAGGTTCGGAAGGCATCCGAGTGCGGCTAACGGAATTAAGTTGGGGCGATAATGTCGAGCATAATCCGGATTTCTATTGCATGCCCGGGGGAAACTTTCAGAACACCAAGGTATTCAAGGGAAATTACCACATCACCGTGGACGGGCCTTTTATTCCGCTACAACGTCGCGATCGGGATGGTAATATTCTGGCGGATGAGAGCATCGTGATGGATCTCGAAAATAGCCACGATGTGCCTTTTAAGGTACAGCCATTTCTGCATATAGAATGGGTGGGCGAGCCGACCGTGCAAAATGGGAAAATTACCGCCCAGGTACGGGTAACCAGGGGGGTTAGTTCTGCCGACTTCCGGGCCAAGGTGGAGCCCATGGGAAATTATAATGACAATCTATTAAACATGACGGATATCCAGCTTTTCGTGAGTTATTCTTCCAGCATTGGTTACCGTGCCCGGGATGAGCGCTGGTCTAGCCGTATGGATTATGCCGGTAGCTCTTTCGATCCCTTATTCGGCCAGACGATTACGTTGGTGTCCAATGGAGTGATTCCCGCCGGCAGAACTGTCTTCGTACGTGCAGCAGCGCGTATCAATTTTGATACGCCGGTAGGAAGTGGTGTACGCCGCTGGAACTACAATGCCGCTAAAGAGGTGCTAGTCAATTAA
- a CDS encoding RagB/SusD family nutrient uptake outer membrane protein, which yields MKRIIPIILTLACTLSSMQSCVKLDIIPKNIVTDNELFNTPASADIYMARMYSQMPFEDFKYMGQWGFRYNGWLNSIGIDGTGEAVNRDGITTAFTGEQTTYWGQAFELIRDANHLIETLPQYQANFSEELYNHYLGEAYYIRATVFYTMAKRFGGIPLVTKVIQYPAADAEIEVARSTEEETWDQVLADFDQAIELLQDRSPKEGYSSKYIALAFKAQAMLYAGSVAKYNETVSGRLTGVGRKTQVRVIGFDESRWQSASKRYFAESYKAARRVMQDGGYSLYRRRWAAGDKQAQYQNMVDMFSDLSSPENIYVKRYLFPTLTHAFDAYNMPFSFRAPLSAGTCPTLDFVELFEGFPRYPDGKIRVTTGTSNASGEYVLYDNPMQFFENAEPRLRAYVIFPFDQFRSRQIEVRAGVYTGESPIQPFFTNYAYNTADERYQNLSIFNGNNKSLYLSPREGNGQQVVQYQGRSLTAAGQDGPFFDNGEATLTGLYVRKWLQTTTNIETGEGKSAQPFILMRYAEILLTAAEAAIELEMAGEASPDGSSMLQVATESINQIRERAGASLLAVNLSADNASRDIVRKERRKELAFEHKSKWDIRRWRVNHYEGRDGFWGEVRDKNFYSNNENYRFRGLYPFFSTAEGKYFFDTRFQWVSSKTFGYQPIDYYFSIPGGEVAKSPLIDQQPNR from the coding sequence ATGAAACGAATTATTCCAATTATACTGACACTGGCCTGTACATTGAGTAGTATGCAGTCCTGTGTGAAACTGGACATTATCCCTAAAAATATCGTTACGGACAACGAGTTGTTTAATACACCGGCCAGTGCGGATATCTACATGGCCAGAATGTATTCTCAGATGCCGTTTGAAGACTTTAAATATATGGGGCAGTGGGGGTTTCGATACAATGGCTGGCTAAACTCTATTGGCATTGATGGAACGGGAGAGGCCGTAAACCGAGATGGGATCACCACCGCGTTTACCGGCGAGCAGACGACGTACTGGGGACAAGCCTTTGAGTTAATTCGCGATGCGAATCACCTTATCGAAACCTTGCCACAATATCAGGCCAATTTTAGTGAAGAATTATACAACCATTATCTGGGCGAAGCCTATTATATCCGTGCTACCGTGTTCTACACCATGGCCAAGCGCTTTGGCGGTATACCGCTGGTCACGAAAGTGATTCAGTATCCTGCCGCTGATGCGGAGATCGAAGTGGCGCGGTCTACAGAAGAAGAAACCTGGGATCAAGTATTGGCCGATTTTGATCAAGCTATCGAATTGCTGCAAGATAGAAGTCCGAAAGAAGGCTACTCCAGCAAATACATCGCTTTAGCTTTTAAAGCACAAGCGATGTTATACGCTGGGAGTGTGGCCAAGTATAACGAGACGGTGTCTGGACGTTTGACTGGTGTGGGACGTAAAACGCAAGTACGCGTGATCGGATTTGATGAATCTCGCTGGCAATCGGCTTCCAAACGCTACTTTGCGGAGTCGTACAAAGCGGCACGACGCGTGATGCAGGATGGCGGCTATTCCCTATACCGTCGGCGTTGGGCGGCGGGCGACAAACAAGCGCAGTACCAAAACATGGTCGACATGTTCTCCGACTTAAGCAGTCCGGAAAATATCTACGTGAAGCGTTACCTATTTCCAACGCTCACCCATGCTTTTGATGCCTATAACATGCCATTCTCGTTTCGCGCGCCACTTTCCGCGGGAACCTGTCCGACATTGGATTTCGTCGAGCTATTTGAAGGCTTCCCCCGTTATCCAGACGGCAAAATACGCGTCACGACAGGTACAAGCAATGCGTCGGGCGAGTATGTGCTGTATGATAACCCGATGCAGTTTTTTGAAAATGCGGAACCACGGTTGCGCGCTTACGTTATTTTTCCGTTTGATCAATTCCGTTCGCGTCAGATCGAAGTGCGCGCAGGGGTATATACCGGAGAGTCGCCTATACAGCCTTTCTTTACTAACTATGCGTATAACACGGCCGACGAGCGGTATCAAAACCTTTCCATTTTTAATGGCAACAACAAATCCCTATACCTCAGTCCACGCGAAGGCAACGGGCAGCAAGTGGTGCAATACCAAGGACGTAGTCTGACGGCTGCAGGACAGGATGGGCCTTTTTTCGATAACGGGGAAGCGACGCTTACTGGACTATACGTACGCAAATGGTTGCAAACCACCACCAATATCGAAACTGGGGAGGGAAAATCTGCTCAGCCTTTTATCCTGATGCGTTACGCCGAAATATTGCTGACAGCAGCAGAAGCGGCGATAGAGCTGGAAATGGCGGGAGAAGCATCGCCGGATGGTAGCAGCATGTTACAGGTCGCGACGGAAAGCATCAACCAAATCCGGGAACGTGCCGGTGCCAGTTTACTGGCGGTGAATCTGAGCGCGGATAATGCGAGTCGCGACATCGTGCGTAAAGAGCGCCGCAAAGAACTGGCTTTTGAGCACAAATCCAAATGGGACATCCGCCGCTGGCGCGTAAATCATTACGAAGGACGTGACGGTTTCTGGGGCGAAGTACGCGACAAGAACTTTTATAGCAATAACGAGAACTACCGCTTCCGTGGCTTGTATCCATTCTTTTCGACGGCCGAAGGCAAGTACTTTTTTGATACGCGTTTCCAATGGGTATCTTCCAAGACGTTTGGCTACCAGCCTATAGACTACTATTTTTCGATTCCGGGCGGCGAAGTCGCTAAAAGCCCTTTGATCGATCAACAACCTAACCGATAA